The Gracilimonas sediminicola sequence CTTACTTCATAAAAGGTTTGAAGCCGAACGGTAGGCATATCATATACCATCACTTTAATACGCATTTCCTCGTCATAGGTGATGGGCATTTTATATTCCAGCTCGGCATGAATCACCGGGAGCATCACACCGGAGTCTTCCATTTCCCGATAAGAAAGCCCGTAAGAGCGAATCATCTCTGTACGGGCTACCTCAAAATATTCCAGGTATCGGCCATAATACGCGTATCCCATCCTATCGGTCTCACCATACCGGCTTCGGAGTCGGTGCGTATATTCAATGATGGGCTGCTTGTCCGGGAATTCCACAATCGTTACTTAACTACCTTCCACTCACCCATGGCAGCGTACTTGTCGATGCGTTGTTCGATGAGTTTCTCAGGTTTAAGTTTTTTGAGACGCTTGAGGCTCTGCAGAATTTGTTTTTTGAGAGCGGCAGCGGCTTCATCATGATCACGGTGAGCTCCTCCCATAGGTTCGGGTATCACACCGTCAATCACATCAAGTTCTTCAAGGTCAACGGCTGTCAGTTTTAAAACTGCTGCAGCCTGCTCTTTGTAGTCCCAGGTTTTCCATAAAATGGAAGAACAGGATTCCGGAGAAATAACCGAATACCAGGTATTCTCCATCATATAAACTTCATTCCCCATGCCTATACCAATCGCTCCGCCACTTGCTCCTTCACCAATTACAATGGTCACGAAAGGCACTTTCAGCATCGCCATCATTTTCAGGTTTTTAGCGATGGCTTCAGCCTGACCGCGTTCTTCCGCTTCCAGGCCTGGGAAGGCTCCGGGTGTATCCAACAGCGTGATGATGGGAATATCAAACTTTTCGGCAAGCTTCATCAACCGGTGGGCTTTTCGATATCCCTCCGGATTGGCCATTCCAAAATTGCGGTATTTACGGCTGTTGGTATCCCGACCTTTTTGGTGGCCGATAATCATAACCGACTGCCCGTCAATAGTAGCAAGTCCGCCCACAATAGCTTTATCATCAGCGTGATAGCGGTCTCCGTGAAGCTCTACGAAATTCTCCGTGATTTTGTAGATGTAATCCAATGTGTAAGGCCGATCAGGGTGGCGGGCCAGCTGTACTCTTTGCCAGCGGGTGAGATTACTAAAGATAGATTCTCTGAGCTTATCAACCCTTTTTTTCAGGCTTTGAATCTCTTTATCCAATACGCCATCGCTTACATTTGAAAGTTCTTTGAGTTCTTCAATTTTACCTTCGAGTTCGGCAATGGGTTGTTCAAAATCTAAATACTGCATATCTGATTTTTAATTTTTTATCAGCAATAATATAAGGAATCCTCACCTGAGGTGAGAGTTTCAATTAGGAGTTACAGAGCACCAAAAATACTGCGGAATTTAAGCGCCCAAACCCGCCAGATGGCCTCTCTTACAATGGCCTTCGACATTTTTGAGACCCCTTCTTCCCGCTCCCGGAATACAATCGAAACTTCTTTCAGTTTAAAACCGGCTTTCCAGGCTCTGAAGTGTAGCTCTATCTGAAAAGCATATCCGTTCGATTTTATCCGCTCAATGGAAATGGATTCCAGCACCTTGCGGTGAATACATTTAAAACCGGCGGTAGTGTCAAAAATGGGCAGCCCCGTAATGGTGCGGGCATAAATGTTAGCACAGTAAGATAAAATCAAACGGCTTAGCGGCCAGTTTATAATACTGATTCCGTTTGCATACCGCGAGCCTACGGCCACATCAGCTTTACCCGATTTAACCTCGTTAATCAGCCTCTCTGCATCATCGGGATCGTGGGAGAAATCGGCATCCATTTCACATACATAATCATAGCCTTTATCCAGGGCGTACTCAAAACCTTTTACGTAAGCCGTGCCTAACCCCAGTTTGCCGGAACGTTCGATAAGCGCCACACGGCTGGAATATTCTTTCTGGGCCTTCCGTACAAAATCAGCGGTTCCATCCGGTGAACCGTCATCAATCACAAGAATATCCACTTGGTTCTCAAGATTCATAACGCGCTCAATCAGTCTGGTTATGTTGTGCGCTTCGTTGTATGTGGGGACAATAATTAAGGTATCTGAAGCCATGCTACTGTCCCTTTCCTTTTATGACGGTAATCATAGTGTTAATCAGGATTTTCGCATCCATTCTTAGTGATGCGTTTTCAATATAAAACAGGTCGAATTTTGTTTTCTCTTTTACATCATCGAGTGATGCATCGTATTTCCACTTTACCTGAGCCCAGCCGGTTATCCCCGGGCGAACTCTCAGCCTGCGGGTGTACAGGGGAATTTGTTTACTGAACTGTTCGACAAAATGAGGGCGTTCCGGTCGGGGGCCCACCAAACTCATATCACCTTTCAATACATTTATAAACTGTGGTACTTCGTCAACCCGAAGCTTTCTTAACCAGTAACCAAGCTTGGTTACGCGAGGGTCATCTTTCTTTGCCCAGGTGGGTCCGCTGTGCTTTTCCGCATTATCCAGCATGGTTCGGAATTTATAGATGGTGAAAATCTTACCGTTTCTCCCCACTCTTCGCTGCCGGTAAATAGCCGGCCCCGGTGATGTAAGGCGAACGGCCAAACCTATCAAAATCAAGAAGGGGAAGGTGAGCAGTAAAACAACCGCAGAGACAATGATATCAAATGCCCTTTTAATCGTTTTTTCCCAAAGAGGCATCGGTTCCGGGGAAATTTCAACCAGCGGCATTCCAAAAATCTGGTTGGTTTTACTGAGTCCGCTCACCAGCTGATAAAAATCGGGTAATAATTTGAGTGAGATCTCTGGAGCATCCACTTTAGAAATGACGTCCACCAAATCCTGACGGCGGTCGGGCTCCAGGGCCACTAAAATATCCTGAACCTGCCGTTCTTCCAGTATTTCTTTAATCTGATCGAGGTTCCCGATTACGTCCTCTTCGGTAATACCTGTTTCGGGGTCGGGTGCTTTTCCATTCACCTGTATAAACCCGAGCACCTGCATCCCCAGTATTTTATTACGGTTCAAATCATCATAGGCCGCTTTTGCTGTTTGGCCGGTACCTATAATCACCGTACGGTGCAGTCCTTTTCCTCTTTGCGCATAGTATTTCTGGATGGTACGAACGATAAACCGGTTCAACGCCAACAGCACAAAAATGGTAGCCCAATAGGTGATGATAATCATCCGCTGTTCGCTGATAGATATACTCTCGTTGATATTAATGATGAAGTATAAGATGAGCGCCCCAAGCACACTGGCTTTCAGTACTTTTATAAACTCATCGAGGCGGGATACGAGATATAGCTTTTTATATGACCCCATCACCACAAAAATAGCCAGCCAATAAAAGCTTATAATGATACCGCCGGAAATAAAATCCAGGTTAAAATCCTGAATCAGAATATTCATCGTATTCGGATAGAAGGAATGAAATACAAACCAACTGGCCAATACGATGAGGAAATCCAGAATACTGGTAAAAATTACTTCCCGATATCTTTTTAACTTCAGCACTATATTTATATGAGGCCTTTCATTTTTAAGATTGCCAAAATAAGCAATTTTAGATAGGCTGCATAACTTCTAAAACTTAAATTTAATTTAGATTGTACA is a genomic window containing:
- a CDS encoding acyl-CoA thioesterase, which translates into the protein MEFPDKQPIIEYTHRLRSRYGETDRMGYAYYGRYLEYFEVARTEMIRSYGLSYREMEDSGVMLPVIHAELEYKMPITYDEEMRIKVMVYDMPTVRLQTFYEVRTSASDKVHVFGEVSLCFMDRESRKPLRAPESFLQGIQGQLNG
- a CDS encoding acetyl-CoA carboxylase carboxyltransferase subunit alpha — its product is MQYLDFEQPIAELEGKIEELKELSNVSDGVLDKEIQSLKKRVDKLRESIFSNLTRWQRVQLARHPDRPYTLDYIYKITENFVELHGDRYHADDKAIVGGLATIDGQSVMIIGHQKGRDTNSRKYRNFGMANPEGYRKAHRLMKLAEKFDIPIITLLDTPGAFPGLEAEERGQAEAIAKNLKMMAMLKVPFVTIVIGEGASGGAIGIGMGNEVYMMENTWYSVISPESCSSILWKTWDYKEQAAAVLKLTAVDLEELDVIDGVIPEPMGGAHRDHDEAAAALKKQILQSLKRLKKLKPEKLIEQRIDKYAAMGEWKVVK
- a CDS encoding polyprenol monophosphomannose synthase; translation: MASDTLIIVPTYNEAHNITRLIERVMNLENQVDILVIDDGSPDGTADFVRKAQKEYSSRVALIERSGKLGLGTAYVKGFEYALDKGYDYVCEMDADFSHDPDDAERLINEVKSGKADVAVGSRYANGISIINWPLSRLILSYCANIYARTITGLPIFDTTAGFKCIHRKVLESISIERIKSNGYAFQIELHFRAWKAGFKLKEVSIVFREREEGVSKMSKAIVREAIWRVWALKFRSIFGAL
- a CDS encoding sugar transferase codes for the protein MLKLKRYREVIFTSILDFLIVLASWFVFHSFYPNTMNILIQDFNLDFISGGIIISFYWLAIFVVMGSYKKLYLVSRLDEFIKVLKASVLGALILYFIININESISISEQRMIIITYWATIFVLLALNRFIVRTIQKYYAQRGKGLHRTVIIGTGQTAKAAYDDLNRNKILGMQVLGFIQVNGKAPDPETGITEEDVIGNLDQIKEILEERQVQDILVALEPDRRQDLVDVISKVDAPEISLKLLPDFYQLVSGLSKTNQIFGMPLVEISPEPMPLWEKTIKRAFDIIVSAVVLLLTFPFLILIGLAVRLTSPGPAIYRQRRVGRNGKIFTIYKFRTMLDNAEKHSGPTWAKKDDPRVTKLGYWLRKLRVDEVPQFINVLKGDMSLVGPRPERPHFVEQFSKQIPLYTRRLRVRPGITGWAQVKWKYDASLDDVKEKTKFDLFYIENASLRMDAKILINTMITVIKGKGQ